A single region of the Microlunatus panaciterrae genome encodes:
- a CDS encoding acyl-CoA carboxylase subunit beta, giving the protein MTAPDGVSSAASIHAARQATLRPDGRAAVKLAGQHKLYVRARIDLLFDPGSFVEDGQLANAQAAGLPADGVVTGRGLVDGRPALVVANDPGVKAGSWGARTVEKIIRTTEVALRDELPIFWFIDSAGARITDQVDLFPGRRGAGRIFHNQVALSGKVPQICCLFGPSAAGGAYIPAFCDVVIMVEANASMYLGSPRMAEMVIGEKVSLEEMGGARMHATVSGCGDQLATDDTDAIEQAKQFFSYLPGSWRVPPPVYDGSDPECPFDAELVPSSESLGYDITTVINAIVDADSFFEIKPLFAPEVVIGFGLLEGQPIGIVANQPAVKGGVLFVDSADKAARFIWLCDAFNLPLLYLADVPGFMIGSEVERQGIIRHGAKMITAVAEATVPTISLIVRKAYGAGLYAMAGPGFGPDACLALPTAKIAVMGPEAAINAVYANKIAEIADEDERNAFVAQLRAEYETDIDILRLASDLIIDAIIEPGEVRAELIARFAATATKDRHFSSRRHGVPPV; this is encoded by the coding sequence ATGACCGCGCCGGACGGCGTCAGCAGCGCCGCGAGTATCCACGCCGCCCGCCAGGCCACCTTGCGGCCGGACGGGCGGGCGGCGGTCAAGCTGGCCGGACAGCACAAGCTCTACGTCCGTGCCCGGATCGACCTCCTCTTCGACCCGGGCAGCTTCGTCGAGGACGGCCAGCTGGCCAACGCCCAGGCCGCCGGTCTGCCGGCCGACGGGGTCGTCACTGGACGGGGGCTTGTCGACGGGCGCCCCGCTCTGGTGGTGGCCAACGACCCCGGCGTGAAGGCCGGCTCGTGGGGGGCACGGACGGTCGAGAAGATCATCAGGACTACCGAGGTTGCGCTGCGCGACGAGCTGCCGATCTTCTGGTTCATCGACTCAGCGGGGGCCCGGATCACCGACCAGGTGGACCTCTTCCCCGGCCGTCGCGGTGCGGGGCGGATCTTCCACAACCAGGTGGCGCTGTCGGGCAAGGTCCCGCAGATCTGCTGCCTGTTCGGACCCAGTGCCGCCGGCGGCGCCTACATCCCGGCCTTCTGTGACGTCGTGATCATGGTCGAGGCCAATGCCTCGATGTACCTCGGCTCACCGCGGATGGCGGAGATGGTGATCGGGGAGAAGGTGAGCCTGGAGGAGATGGGCGGTGCCCGGATGCACGCAACGGTCTCCGGCTGTGGCGACCAGCTCGCCACCGACGACACCGACGCGATCGAGCAGGCCAAGCAGTTCTTCAGCTATCTGCCGGGGAGCTGGCGTGTCCCGCCGCCGGTCTACGACGGCTCCGACCCGGAGTGCCCGTTCGATGCGGAGCTGGTGCCGTCCTCGGAGTCACTCGGCTATGACATCACCACAGTGATCAACGCCATCGTCGATGCGGACTCGTTCTTTGAGATCAAGCCGCTGTTCGCCCCCGAGGTGGTGATCGGGTTCGGCCTGCTCGAGGGTCAGCCGATCGGGATCGTGGCCAACCAGCCGGCGGTCAAGGGCGGCGTTCTGTTCGTCGACTCCGCAGACAAGGCGGCCCGGTTCATCTGGCTCTGTGACGCCTTCAACCTGCCGCTGCTCTATCTTGCTGACGTACCCGGGTTCATGATCGGCAGCGAGGTGGAGCGGCAGGGCATCATCCGGCACGGAGCGAAGATGATCACTGCCGTGGCCGAGGCGACCGTGCCGACCATCTCGCTGATCGTCCGCAAGGCCTACGGCGCCGGCCTCTATGCGATGGCTGGCCCCGGTTTCGGCCCGGACGCCTGTCTGGCCCTGCCGACAGCCAAAATCGCCGTGATGGGCCCCGAGGCGGCGATCAACGCGGTCTATGCGAACAAGATCGCCGAGATCGCCGACGAGGATGAACGCAACGCCTTCGTCGCCCAGCTGCGGGCCGAGTACGAGACCGACATCGACATCCTGCGGCTGGCCAGCGACCTGATCATCGACGCGATCATCGAGCCCGGGGAGGTGCGGGCCGAGCTGATAGCCCGCTTCGCCGCCACCGCCACCAAAGACCGGCACTTCTCCTCCCGCCGGCACGGCGTCCCCCCGGTCTAG
- a CDS encoding antibiotic biosynthesis monooxygenase family protein, protein MVLEVALIDVTDPDGFTEAYVGVREVIISTPGCRSVRMTHGIESPNRFVLLVEWDSVEIHEQNFRATDRFVTWRGAIGPYFAHPPLVEHFDNVG, encoded by the coding sequence ATGGTTCTCGAAGTCGCGCTGATCGATGTCACCGACCCGGACGGGTTCACCGAGGCCTATGTCGGTGTCCGCGAGGTGATCATCTCCACCCCCGGCTGCCGGTCGGTCCGGATGACCCACGGCATCGAGTCGCCGAACCGGTTCGTGTTGCTGGTGGAGTGGGACTCGGTCGAGATCCATGAGCAGAACTTCCGGGCCACCGACCGCTTCGTCACCTGGCGCGGCGCCATCGGCCCCTACTTCGCTCACCCGCCTCTGGTGGAGCACTTCGACAACGTCGGTTGA
- a CDS encoding NUDIX domain-containing protein encodes MGRLIIDCVGGIVLDERGRLLLVRRGNQPSRGLWSIPGGRREPGETEAEATARELLEETGLRVVVGDLVGTVERDAGGGAVYRIRDYRCLPAAGTDPAAVVAGDDAADVGWFGAQEMRVLACAPGLVEVLESWGVLGGG; translated from the coding sequence GTGGGCCGCCTGATCATCGACTGTGTCGGAGGGATCGTCCTCGACGAACGTGGCCGTCTGCTGCTGGTGAGACGGGGCAACCAGCCGTCCCGCGGTCTGTGGTCCATTCCGGGTGGGCGCCGCGAGCCGGGGGAGACCGAGGCGGAGGCGACGGCCCGTGAACTGCTGGAGGAGACCGGACTGCGGGTCGTGGTCGGCGACCTGGTCGGTACGGTCGAGCGCGACGCCGGCGGCGGGGCCGTCTACCGGATCCGGGACTACCGCTGCCTGCCCGCCGCCGGGACCGACCCGGCCGCCGTCGTGGCCGGCGACGACGCGGCCGACGTGGGCTGGTTCGGCGCCCAGGAGATGCGGGTGCTGGCGTGCGCCCCGGGTCTGGTCGAGGTGCTGGAGAGCTGGGGCGTGCTCGGCGGCGGCTGA
- a CDS encoding SDR family NAD(P)-dependent oxidoreductase: MNEQQRRAARAEALLAASRPAEHPPGVDAEELARALRVLEQVAGLPPEHPDSVAVRRATAGIFKAVRKERRRERREVIQEADRSVEAATATGSPQRIDDETAGIQLVSQAAGAVAGSYIRPRPCYICKQLHTQVDAFYHQLCPDCAAVNHAHRDARTDLTGRRALLTGGRAKIGMYIALRLLRDGAQTTITTRFPADAARRFSGLADSGDWLHRLTIVGIDLRDPAQVVALADRVAAAGPLDILINNAAQTVRRSTGAYAPLVAAESEPLPDGPLPEMITFDHVSDAHPAALAGSLSNHPVAHLPENASGEEISRLAMLAGSASLDKINGNLAAIDAGGLVPDLHTINSWTQLVDQVDPLELLEVQLCNMTAPFLLISRLRSALAATSARRSYVVNVSAMEGVFSRGYKGPGHPHTNMAKAALNMLTRTSAAEMFTDGILMTAVDTGWITDERPHYTKVRLAEEGFHAPLDLVDGAARVYHPIVAGEAGTDLYGCFLKDYRKSDW; encoded by the coding sequence GTGAACGAGCAGCAGCGCCGCGCCGCCCGAGCCGAGGCGCTACTGGCCGCCAGCCGGCCGGCCGAGCATCCGCCCGGGGTGGATGCCGAGGAGCTGGCCCGCGCCCTGCGGGTGCTTGAGCAGGTGGCCGGGCTCCCTCCCGAGCACCCGGACTCGGTCGCCGTCCGGCGAGCCACGGCAGGCATCTTCAAGGCCGTACGCAAGGAACGCCGGCGGGAGCGGCGCGAGGTGATCCAGGAGGCGGACAGGTCGGTGGAGGCCGCCACCGCCACCGGGTCGCCGCAGCGGATCGACGACGAGACGGCGGGCATCCAGCTGGTGTCCCAGGCCGCCGGCGCCGTCGCGGGTTCCTACATCAGGCCGCGGCCCTGCTACATCTGCAAGCAGCTGCACACCCAGGTGGACGCGTTCTACCACCAGCTGTGCCCGGACTGCGCCGCGGTCAACCACGCCCACCGCGACGCCCGGACCGACCTGACCGGTCGTCGGGCGCTGCTCACCGGCGGCCGGGCCAAGATCGGCATGTACATCGCGCTGCGGCTGCTGCGCGACGGTGCGCAGACGACGATCACCACCAGGTTCCCGGCCGACGCCGCCCGCCGGTTCAGCGGGTTGGCCGACAGCGGGGACTGGCTGCACCGGCTCACCATTGTCGGGATCGACCTGCGCGACCCGGCCCAGGTGGTCGCGCTGGCCGATCGGGTGGCGGCGGCCGGGCCGCTGGACATCTTGATCAATAACGCCGCCCAGACCGTACGACGCTCGACCGGCGCCTATGCCCCGCTGGTCGCCGCCGAGTCGGAGCCGCTGCCGGACGGCCCGCTGCCGGAGATGATCACCTTCGACCACGTCTCCGACGCCCACCCGGCGGCACTGGCCGGCTCACTCTCCAACCACCCGGTGGCGCACCTGCCGGAGAACGCCAGCGGCGAGGAGATCTCCCGGCTTGCGATGCTCGCCGGGTCGGCGTCACTGGACAAGATCAACGGCAACCTGGCCGCGATCGATGCCGGCGGCCTGGTGCCGGACCTGCACACCATCAACAGCTGGACCCAGCTGGTCGACCAGGTGGACCCGCTGGAGCTGCTGGAGGTCCAGCTGTGCAACATGACGGCACCGTTCCTGCTGATCAGCCGGCTGCGCTCGGCGCTGGCCGCCACCTCGGCACGACGCAGCTATGTGGTGAACGTGTCGGCGATGGAGGGGGTGTTCAGCCGCGGCTACAAGGGACCCGGGCATCCGCACACCAACATGGCCAAGGCCGCGCTGAACATGCTGACCCGGACGAGCGCAGCGGAGATGTTCACCGACGGAATACTGATGACCGCGGTCGACACCGGTTGGATCACCGACGAGCGGCCGCACTACACCAAGGTGCGGCTGGCCGAGGAGGGCTTCCATGCGCCGCTCGACCTGGTCGACGGGGCGGCCAGGGTGTACCACCCGATCGTCGCCGGCGAGGCGGGCACCGACCTGTACGGCTGCTTCCTGAAGGACTACCGCAAGTCGGACTGGTGA
- a CDS encoding decaprenylphospho-beta-D-erythro-pentofuranosid-2-ulose 2-reductase, with protein sequence MIDALGAPQALLLLGGTSDIALAIARRYAAVRPVRVVLAARPSERRSAAAAELTAAGCTVTEIDFEARDTDSHAAAMEQAFAGGDIDVAVVAFGLLGDAEQAWTDPAEALRLAEVNYVAPVHVGVLLANKLKHQGHGTIVALSSVAGERVRRSNFVYGSTKAGLDGFYLGLGEALRDSGVRVLVVRPGFVKSKMTEGLEPAPMAVTPEEVAEATVAAVKEKRELIWVPAPMRAVMSGLRHVPRPLFRRLPI encoded by the coding sequence ATGATCGACGCCCTCGGCGCGCCGCAGGCGCTGCTGCTGCTCGGCGGCACCTCCGACATCGCCCTGGCGATCGCCCGCCGCTATGCCGCGGTGCGACCGGTCCGGGTCGTGCTGGCGGCCCGGCCGTCCGAGCGCCGGAGCGCCGCTGCGGCCGAGCTCACCGCTGCCGGCTGCACGGTGACCGAGATCGACTTCGAGGCCCGTGACACCGACAGCCACGCCGCCGCGATGGAGCAGGCGTTCGCCGGCGGTGACATCGACGTGGCAGTGGTGGCGTTCGGCCTGCTCGGTGACGCCGAGCAGGCGTGGACCGACCCGGCCGAGGCACTCCGGCTCGCCGAGGTCAACTACGTCGCCCCGGTGCACGTGGGGGTCCTGCTGGCCAACAAGTTGAAGCACCAGGGGCACGGCACCATCGTCGCCCTGTCCAGCGTGGCCGGTGAGCGGGTGCGGCGCTCCAACTTCGTCTACGGGTCCACCAAGGCGGGCCTGGACGGCTTCTACCTCGGGCTGGGCGAGGCACTGCGCGACAGCGGGGTGCGGGTGCTGGTGGTCCGACCCGGTTTCGTGAAGTCCAAGATGACCGAGGGCCTGGAGCCGGCTCCGATGGCGGTCACCCCTGAGGAGGTCGCCGAGGCGACGGTCGCCGCGGTCAAGGAGAAGCGCGAGCTGATCTGGGTCCCGGCACCGATGCGCGCCGTGATGTCGGGCCTGCGGCACGTCCCGCGGCCGCTGTTCCGCCGGCTCCCGATCTAG
- a CDS encoding FAD-binding oxidoreductase: MSDVQEPGALIRPSPLVEEQAAVSGSPFSSTPMTELHGWGRAAGSRAHLASIDSVADAVSALRSAESRHDRGVVVRGLGRSYGDAAQNAGGTALDLTRLNRILAIDADAEPPTARVQAGVSLDALMRVLLPLRLWVPVLPGTRQVTIGGAIAADVHGKNHHTQGSFGNHVRSLDLLTADGEVRTLSPEGATAEQFWATIGGMGLTGAVLGATIALQRTETAYFTVDTDRTSNLDELMERMSEGDQGYTYSVAWFDAVTRGEHLGRAVLTRGNKATLDELPAKLRRDPLKFVAPSFGTIPEVFPNRMVNSLTARAFSAAWYHKAPKHRVGEIQNITQFFHPLDIVAEWNRVYGPNGFLQYQFVVPFEAADVFRRCFELIVQSGHVSCLNVLKRFGPGNPAPLSFPTPGWTLTVDLPIAAGLDRLCNALDEQVVSAGGRVYLAKDSRLSATTFRQMYPRLDDFLAVRRELDPHGLFTSDLARRLEL; this comes from the coding sequence ATGAGCGATGTCCAGGAGCCTGGTGCATTGATCCGTCCGTCACCGCTGGTCGAGGAGCAGGCGGCGGTGAGCGGCTCACCCTTCTCCAGTACGCCGATGACCGAGCTGCACGGCTGGGGCCGGGCCGCTGGCAGCCGTGCCCATCTGGCCTCCATCGACTCTGTCGCCGACGCCGTGTCGGCGCTCCGCTCCGCCGAGTCCCGCCATGACCGCGGCGTGGTCGTCCGCGGGCTCGGCCGGTCCTACGGCGACGCCGCGCAGAACGCCGGCGGGACCGCCCTCGACCTGACCCGGCTGAACCGCATCCTGGCCATCGACGCCGATGCCGAACCGCCGACCGCGCGGGTGCAGGCCGGAGTGAGCCTGGATGCGCTGATGCGGGTGCTGCTGCCGCTCCGGCTGTGGGTTCCGGTGCTGCCCGGAACGCGTCAGGTCACCATCGGGGGCGCCATCGCCGCCGACGTGCACGGCAAGAACCACCACACTCAGGGCAGCTTCGGCAACCACGTACGCTCCCTCGACCTGCTCACGGCTGACGGCGAGGTCCGCACCCTCTCCCCCGAGGGCGCCACCGCCGAGCAGTTCTGGGCCACCATCGGCGGGATGGGCCTGACCGGAGCGGTGCTCGGTGCGACCATCGCCCTGCAACGGACCGAGACCGCCTACTTCACCGTCGACACCGACCGCACCAGCAACCTCGACGAGCTGATGGAGCGGATGAGCGAGGGCGACCAGGGCTACACATACTCGGTGGCCTGGTTCGATGCCGTCACCAGGGGCGAGCACCTGGGCCGGGCGGTGCTGACCCGTGGCAACAAGGCGACCCTGGACGAGCTGCCGGCCAAGCTGCGCCGCGATCCGCTGAAGTTCGTCGCGCCGTCGTTCGGGACGATCCCGGAGGTCTTCCCCAACCGGATGGTCAACAGCCTCACCGCGCGGGCGTTCAGCGCCGCCTGGTACCACAAGGCGCCCAAACACCGCGTCGGCGAGATCCAGAACATCACCCAGTTCTTCCACCCGCTCGACATCGTCGCCGAGTGGAATCGGGTCTACGGGCCGAACGGCTTCCTGCAGTACCAGTTCGTGGTGCCGTTCGAGGCCGCCGACGTCTTCCGGCGCTGCTTCGAGCTGATCGTCCAGTCCGGGCACGTGTCCTGTCTGAACGTGCTCAAACGGTTCGGACCGGGCAACCCGGCGCCGTTGTCGTTCCCGACCCCGGGTTGGACACTGACCGTGGACCTGCCCATCGCTGCCGGGCTGGACCGGCTCTGCAACGCGCTGGACGAGCAGGTGGTCTCCGCCGGTGGCCGGGTGTACCTGGCCAAGGACTCCCGGCTCAGTGCGACGACCTTCCGGCAGATGTACCCACGGCTGGACGACTTCCTCGCCGTCCGGCGTGAGCTCGACCCGCACGGGCTGTTCACCTCCGACCTGGCGCGCCGCCTCGAGCTCTGA
- a CDS encoding decaprenyl-phosphate phosphoribosyltransferase, with translation MTADQNTDQRLPAPGPRSKVPAAVRGMRPRQWVKNVLVLAAPVAAGKLFHPDVLWHAALAFVAFCLVSATVYLVNDVRDIEEDRLHPRKRFRPVPAGELSPTAALVLAAITGVLGFGIGFLTSVELGVTLVVYLSLQLIYSLTLKHLPVIDLAMVASGFLLRAVAGGVATGIPLSQWFLLVASFGSLFMVSGKRYSELKALGAEAGTRRSLERYTQSYLRFAWILAASTVVMAYSLWAFENRGHGPWGVPWTAISIAPFTLGLLQYALEVDAGQAGEPEDIVLHDRVLQAFGAIWLVLISVAVFA, from the coding sequence ATGACTGCAGACCAGAACACCGATCAACGGCTGCCCGCGCCGGGACCCAGGTCCAAGGTGCCGGCTGCCGTCCGGGGTATGCGACCGAGACAGTGGGTCAAGAACGTGCTGGTGCTGGCGGCACCGGTGGCTGCGGGCAAGCTGTTCCACCCCGACGTGCTGTGGCATGCCGCGCTCGCCTTCGTCGCGTTCTGCCTGGTGAGCGCCACCGTCTACCTGGTCAACGACGTCCGCGACATCGAGGAGGACCGCCTGCACCCGCGGAAGCGGTTCCGACCGGTCCCCGCCGGCGAGCTGAGCCCGACCGCGGCGCTGGTGCTGGCGGCGATCACCGGCGTGCTCGGCTTCGGCATCGGTTTCCTCACCTCGGTCGAGCTCGGCGTGACGCTGGTGGTGTACCTGTCGCTGCAGCTGATCTACTCCCTCACCCTCAAGCATCTGCCCGTGATCGACCTGGCCATGGTGGCCAGCGGGTTCCTGCTGCGGGCGGTGGCCGGCGGCGTGGCGACCGGGATCCCGCTGAGCCAGTGGTTCCTGCTGGTCGCCTCGTTCGGCTCACTGTTCATGGTGTCGGGCAAGCGCTACTCCGAGCTCAAGGCGCTCGGGGCCGAGGCTGGCACCCGTCGCTCGTTGGAGCGTTACACCCAGTCCTACCTCCGGTTCGCCTGGATCCTGGCTGCCTCGACGGTGGTGATGGCCTACAGCCTGTGGGCCTTCGAGAACCGCGGCCACGGGCCATGGGGGGTGCCCTGGACAGCGATCTCCATCGCGCCGTTCACGCTCGGGTTGCTGCAGTACGCGTTGGAGGTGGATGCTGGTCAGGCCGGCGAGCCAGAGGACATCGTGCTGCACGACCGTGTCCTGCAGGCCTTCGGAGCAATCTGGTTGGTACTCATCTCAGTGGCGGTGTTCGCATGA
- a CDS encoding Nramp family divalent metal transporter — protein sequence MLQRSRALLGRYRLLGPAFVAAVAYVDPGNVATNTSAGARYGYLLLWVLVGATLMAGLVQYLSAKVGLLTGESLPSLVAGRHGRIVRLAYWLQAELVAVATDLAEIVGGAIALRLLFDLPLVVGALITTTVSTAMLLVQDRRGQRTFERVIASLLAVITIGFLAGLVIAPPRVGGVLSGLLPRLQGADSVLLAVGMLGATVMPHAIYLHSALVRDRHGRVDAREADSLLRAVRLDVVLAMMLAGSVNIGMLLIAASALFGQPGVDTLEGAQSALGQTLGPVIALLFALALLASGLASTSVGGYAGAVIMAGLLHSRVPLLWRRVLTAVPALLLLAGGMDATRLLILSQVILSFGIPFALVPLVSIARDRQLMALAPTHPVTLVIAWVVVGVVVFLNAALLFLTVAPLVT from the coding sequence ATGTTGCAGCGGAGCCGCGCCCTGCTGGGTCGGTACCGGCTGCTCGGCCCGGCCTTCGTCGCCGCGGTCGCCTACGTCGACCCGGGCAACGTGGCCACCAACACCTCCGCCGGTGCCCGCTACGGCTACCTGCTGCTGTGGGTGCTGGTGGGGGCGACGCTGATGGCCGGCCTGGTGCAGTACCTGTCGGCCAAGGTCGGACTGCTGACCGGTGAGTCGCTCCCGTCGCTGGTGGCCGGCCGGCACGGACGCATCGTCCGGCTGGCCTACTGGTTGCAGGCCGAGCTCGTCGCCGTCGCGACCGACCTGGCGGAGATCGTCGGTGGTGCCATCGCTCTGCGGCTGTTGTTCGACCTGCCCCTGGTGGTCGGCGCGTTGATTACGACCACCGTCTCGACGGCGATGCTCCTGGTGCAGGACCGCCGGGGTCAACGCACCTTCGAACGGGTGATCGCCAGTCTCCTGGCCGTCATCACGATCGGTTTCCTCGCCGGGCTGGTCATCGCCCCGCCCAGGGTCGGCGGCGTGCTGTCAGGCCTGCTACCCCGGTTGCAGGGCGCGGACAGCGTGTTGCTTGCGGTGGGGATGCTCGGCGCTACGGTGATGCCGCACGCCATCTATCTGCACTCGGCGCTGGTCCGCGACCGGCACGGTCGGGTGGACGCCCGGGAGGCCGACTCGCTGCTGCGTGCCGTCCGTCTCGATGTCGTGCTGGCGATGATGCTGGCCGGCAGCGTGAACATCGGGATGCTGCTGATTGCGGCCAGTGCACTGTTCGGCCAGCCGGGTGTGGACACCCTCGAGGGCGCGCAGTCCGCCCTCGGGCAGACGCTGGGACCGGTCATCGCGCTGCTGTTCGCGCTGGCCCTGCTGGCGTCCGGCCTGGCCTCCACCTCGGTCGGCGGCTATGCCGGGGCGGTGATCATGGCCGGGTTGCTCCACAGCCGGGTGCCGCTGCTGTGGCGTCGGGTGCTGACCGCAGTGCCGGCTCTGCTGCTGCTGGCCGGCGGGATGGACGCGACCCGGCTGTTGATCCTGTCCCAGGTGATCTTGTCCTTCGGCATCCCCTTCGCGCTGGTGCCGCTGGTGTCCATCGCCCGCGACCGTCAGCTGATGGCGCTGGCACCGACCCATCCGGTCACCCTGGTCATCGCCTGGGTGGTGGTCGGCGTGGTGGTGTTCCTGAACGCGGCGCTGCTGTTCCTGACTGTCGCCCCGCTGGTCACCTGA
- a CDS encoding Maf family nucleotide pyrophosphatase gives MPYRLILASASPARLSTLRQAGLSPEVIVSGVDESQVVAADAAELALQLARLKAATVADGLQDDPAPTGLPSMIIVGCDSVLELDGEAYGKPDSAEIAVQRWQAMRGRTGVLHTGHQVILDNGRQLGRTASTVVHFADLSDAEITAYVETGEPLVVAGAFTLDGLGGAFVTGIEGDPHNVVGISLPLLREMLLDLGIAWRDLWSTTR, from the coding sequence GTGCCCTACCGACTGATCCTGGCCTCGGCCTCCCCGGCCCGACTGAGCACGCTGCGCCAGGCGGGACTCTCGCCCGAGGTGATCGTCTCCGGCGTCGACGAGTCGCAGGTGGTCGCCGCTGACGCCGCAGAGCTGGCCCTGCAGCTGGCCCGGCTGAAGGCGGCCACGGTGGCCGACGGACTGCAGGACGACCCGGCGCCGACCGGCCTGCCGTCGATGATCATCGTCGGCTGCGACTCGGTGCTGGAGCTCGATGGCGAGGCGTACGGGAAGCCGGACAGTGCCGAGATCGCGGTCCAGCGTTGGCAGGCGATGCGGGGCCGTACCGGGGTGCTGCACACCGGCCACCAGGTCATCCTTGACAACGGCCGGCAGCTGGGGCGGACGGCTTCAACCGTCGTGCACTTCGCCGACCTGAGCGACGCCGAGATCACCGCGTACGTCGAGACCGGCGAACCGCTCGTCGTCGCCGGCGCCTTCACCCTGGACGGGTTGGGCGGCGCCTTCGTCACCGGCATCGAGGGCGACCCGCACAACGTGGTCGGGATCAGCCTGCCGCTGCTGCGCGAGATGCTGCTCGACCTCGGCATCGCCTGGCGCGACCTGTGGTCGACGACGCGCTGA
- a CDS encoding DUF885 domain-containing protein, with protein sequence MSHHPTDPARPLRTIDAIADRYVTECTERYPELATYLGVEGSDDRWSDYSLNGHAERISHVRATIAALEQATPVDDREKVAQEAMLERLSLEVEQYEAHIPTSRVSVIAGGAQEIRSIFDLMPTDTEQAWANIAARLSSIAVPLQQTREALTAEADAGHISAVRQMTGTVEQIRSWTGETGSDDFFAGLAGRIPADFPEALSHRVREAADTARAAFADFGRWMATELSPRAPELDAVGEERYALESRYYLGATIDLRETYAWGWDELHRLQDQQRAIARDLVGTDSIPDAYAFLDADPTRRISGAEQFRAWMQGLADRAVADLAGTHFDIPDEIRRIECCLAPTHDGAIYYTGPTEDFSRPGRMWWAVPDGIDAFSTWKEVTTVYHEGVPGHHLQVAQNAYRKDLLNRWQRQMCWVSGHGEGWALYAERLMDDLGYLDDPGNKMGMLDAQAFRAVRVIIDIGMHLQLEIPKGNAWGFHPGERWTPELGFEFLVGNCSTDEPTLRFELDRYLGWPGQAPSYKVGERIWLQARDEAKARKGAGFDLRRFHADALNLGCLGLDPLRRALARI encoded by the coding sequence GTGAGCCACCACCCCACTGACCCGGCCCGACCGCTCCGCACCATCGACGCGATCGCCGACCGCTACGTGACCGAGTGCACCGAGCGCTATCCGGAGCTCGCCACCTACCTGGGGGTGGAGGGCTCCGACGACCGGTGGAGCGACTACTCGCTCAACGGCCATGCCGAGCGCATCAGTCACGTCCGCGCCACCATCGCCGCCCTCGAGCAGGCCACGCCGGTCGACGACCGCGAGAAGGTGGCACAGGAGGCCATGCTGGAGCGGTTGTCTCTCGAGGTGGAGCAGTACGAGGCGCATATCCCCACCAGCCGGGTGAGCGTGATCGCCGGCGGCGCGCAGGAGATCCGATCCATCTTCGACCTGATGCCCACCGACACCGAGCAGGCCTGGGCCAACATCGCCGCCAGGCTGAGCAGCATTGCGGTGCCGCTGCAACAGACCCGGGAGGCGCTGACGGCCGAGGCGGACGCCGGCCACATCTCCGCGGTCCGGCAGATGACCGGAACGGTCGAGCAGATCCGCTCCTGGACCGGCGAGACCGGCAGCGACGACTTCTTCGCCGGCCTGGCGGGCCGGATCCCGGCGGACTTCCCGGAGGCCCTGAGCCACCGGGTGCGCGAGGCGGCCGACACCGCCCGGGCAGCCTTCGCCGACTTCGGCCGCTGGATGGCGACCGAGCTGTCCCCCCGCGCTCCCGAGCTGGATGCGGTCGGCGAGGAACGCTACGCCCTCGAGTCGAGGTACTACCTCGGCGCCACCATCGACCTGCGCGAGACGTACGCCTGGGGCTGGGATGAGCTGCACCGGCTGCAGGACCAGCAGCGCGCCATCGCGCGCGACCTGGTCGGCACCGACAGCATCCCCGATGCCTACGCGTTCCTGGACGCGGACCCGACCCGGCGGATCAGCGGCGCCGAGCAGTTCCGCGCCTGGATGCAGGGGCTGGCCGACCGGGCGGTCGCCGATCTCGCCGGCACGCACTTCGACATCCCGGACGAGATCCGGCGGATCGAGTGCTGTCTCGCCCCAACCCATGACGGCGCGATCTACTACACCGGACCGACCGAGGACTTCTCCCGACCGGGGCGGATGTGGTGGGCGGTGCCGGACGGCATCGACGCCTTCTCGACCTGGAAGGAGGTCACCACCGTCTACCACGAGGGCGTGCCGGGGCATCACCTGCAGGTGGCCCAGAACGCCTACCGGAAGGACCTGCTGAACCGGTGGCAGCGGCAGATGTGCTGGGTGTCGGGCCACGGTGAAGGCTGGGCGCTGTACGCCGAACGGCTGATGGATGACCTGGGTTATCTTGACGACCCGGGCAACAAGATGGGCATGCTCGACGCGCAGGCCTTCCGGGCGGTCCGGGTGATCATCGACATCGGCATGCATCTTCAGCTGGAGATCCCGAAGGGCAACGCCTGGGGCTTCCATCCCGGTGAGCGCTGGACCCCCGAGCTGGGCTTCGAGTTCCTGGTCGGCAACTGCTCCACCGACGAGCCGACGCTCCGTTTCGAGCTGGACCGCTACCTCGGCTGGCCCGGGCAGGCGCCGTCCTACAAGGTGGGCGAGCGGATCTGGCTGCAGGCCCGCGACGAGGCGAAGGCACGCAAGGGTGCCGGCTTCGACCTCCGCCGGTTCCATGCCGACGCCCTCAACCTGGGCTGCCTCGGGCTGGACCCGCTCCGGCGCGCGCTGGCCCGGATCTGA